One Glycine soja cultivar W05 chromosome 2, ASM419377v2, whole genome shotgun sequence genomic region harbors:
- the LOC114379549 gene encoding transcription factor MYB1R1-like produces the protein MSRTCSLCGNNGHNSRTCTDGGAAASCGGSPRENGIMLFGVRVMTEANSSFRKSASMNNLSQYDAESNAADAGYASDDVVHASGRTRERKRGVPWTEEEHRLFLLGLHKVGKGDWRGISRNFVKTRTPTQVASHAQKYFLRRHNQNRRRRRSSLFDITTDTVMESSTIMEEEQVPQETMAAPIPAAYPPFPGAGFPMSLSPVVLPVSGERLTKPIRPTPIVPVPPSSKMANLNLKGKASRTNLIEPLPLSLNLPSPTPRSQDQSPANSGHSSPSSSSAAAFQAMSAAKFGGGGDSIISVA, from the exons ATGTCTCGCACGTGCTCACTGTGCGGCAACAACGGCCACAACTCGCGGACATGCACCGACGGTGGCGCCGCCGCTTCCTGCGGCGGGTCTCCCAGGGAGAACGGCATCATGCTGTTCGGCGTAAGAGTTATGACCGAAGCTAACTCCTCCTTCCGGAAGAGCGCCAGCATGAACAACCTCTCACAGTACGACGCGGAATCCAACGCCGCCGACGCCGGCTACGCCTCCGACGACGTTGTTCATGCCTCCGGCCGCACGCGCGAGCGCAAGCGAG GTGTTCCTTGGACGGAGGAAGAGCATAGGTTGTTCCTGTTAGGGTTACACAAAGTCGGAAAAGGAGATTGGAGAGGAATTTCTCGAAACTTCGTGAAAACTCGCACGCCTACTCAGGTCGCTAGTCACGCTCAGAAGTACTTCCTCCGCCGCCACAACCAGAACCGCCGTCGCCGGAGATCTAGCCTCTTCGACATCACCACGGATACg GTGATGGAATCTTCTACTATAATGGAAGAAGAACAAGTTCCGCAAGAAACGATGGCGGCGCCTATCCCCGCCGCATATCCGCCTTTTCCCGGCGCGGGTTTTCCGATGAGTCTATCTCCGGTGGTGTTGCCGGTGAGTGGTGAGAGACTGACCAAGCCGATCAGGCCGACGCCGATTGTACCGGTGCCTCCGTCTTCGAAGATGGCTAATTTGAACTTGAAAGGGAAAGCTTCTCGGACAAATCTCATTGAGCCTTTGCCGTTGTCGTTGAATCTGCCATCGCCAACGCCGCGGTCTCAGGATCAGTCGCCGGCGAATAGTGGCCACTCGTCGCCGTCATCGTCTTCGGCGGCGGCTTTTCAGGCTATGTCTGCAGCGAAGTTCGGCGGCGGGGGGGATAGTATCATCAGCGTTGCTTGA
- the LOC114379569 gene encoding protein COFACTOR ASSEMBLY OF COMPLEX C SUBUNIT B CCB4, chloroplastic isoform X1, whose translation MMEAGTALSLRLHTRIPIPINTANSNTLLFQPRFTLSSHSPSSFSAYSYRGPTPKRPFLADWVSQNDDVVRTLPIYVGSASLFAILLNRSLSGIAPVVDAGSSQSRADLLTLGLAVTNILAGLVWLSVKPKSITVVNPRGVECKSLCATLPEVARNELLWVWESLSDATCCRSLVVVYESSCVLQIGFAAESSPGDGDAVSVDANKLMQGSVYQGVMKSGAQSYLANLSLYPGKSELPFLPSNTQAVILQPLGDKGIAIIGGDTIRGFTGSDQVWITYIGAKLDSSLAKYLKHHPLTSQD comes from the exons ATGATGGAAGCGGGAACTGCTCTCAGTCTCCGACTCCACACTCGCATTCCCATTCCCATCAACACTGCCAATTCAAATACCTTATTATTCCAACCTCGCTTCACTCTTTCATCtcattctccttcttccttttcCGCTTACAGTTACAGAGGCCCCACACCAAAACGCCCCTTCCTCGCCGACTGGGTCTCCCAAAACGACGACGTCGTTCGCACCCTCCCAATCTACGTCGGCTCTGCCTCCCTCTTCGCCATCCTCCTAAACCGCTCCCTGTCCGGCATCGCCCCCGTCGTCGACGCCGGCAG TTCGCAGTCCCGAGCTGACCTCTTGACTTTGGGATTGGCCGTTACCAATATTTTGGCAGGCCTCGTTTGGCTTTCAGTAAAACCTAAATCTATTACTGTG GTAAATCCTCGAGGAGTTGAATGCAAGAGTTTGTGCGCTACACTCCCTGAAGTTGCACGTAATGAGTTGCTTTG GGTGTGGGAATCTCTATCAGATGCCACTTGTTGTCGTTCACTTGTTGTTGTTTATGAGAGCAGTTGTGTACTCCAAATTGGTTTTGCAGCAGAATCTTCTCCTGGGGATGGTGACGCTGTAAGTGTGGATGCCAATAAATTGATGCAAGGATCAGTATACCAGGGGGTTATGAAATCTGGTGCTC AGAGTTACTTGGCTAATCTATCTCTTTATCCTGGGAAATCTGAGCTGCCATTTCTACCTTCAAATACACAG GCAGTAATTTTACAACCACTTGGAGATAAAGGGATTGCAATTATTGGTGGTGACACGATACGAGGTTTCACTGGTTCTGATCAG GTGTGGATTACTTATATTGGAGCGAAGCTGGATTCTAGCCTTGCAAAATATCTGAAACATCACCCTCTGACTTCACAAGATTAA
- the LOC114379569 gene encoding protein COFACTOR ASSEMBLY OF COMPLEX C SUBUNIT B CCB4, chloroplastic isoform X2 gives MMEAGTALSLRLHTRIPIPINTANSNTLLFQPRFTLSSHSPSSFSAYSYRGPTPKRPFLADWVSQNDDVVRTLPIYVGSASLFAILLNRSLSGIAPVVDAGSSQSRADLLTLGLAVTNILAGLVWLSVKPKSITVVNPRGVECKSLCATLPEVARNELLWVWESLSDATCCRSLVVVYESSCVLQIGFAAESSPGDGDAVSVDANKLMQGSVYQGVMKSGAQSYLANLSLYPGKSELPFLPSNTQ, from the exons ATGATGGAAGCGGGAACTGCTCTCAGTCTCCGACTCCACACTCGCATTCCCATTCCCATCAACACTGCCAATTCAAATACCTTATTATTCCAACCTCGCTTCACTCTTTCATCtcattctccttcttccttttcCGCTTACAGTTACAGAGGCCCCACACCAAAACGCCCCTTCCTCGCCGACTGGGTCTCCCAAAACGACGACGTCGTTCGCACCCTCCCAATCTACGTCGGCTCTGCCTCCCTCTTCGCCATCCTCCTAAACCGCTCCCTGTCCGGCATCGCCCCCGTCGTCGACGCCGGCAG TTCGCAGTCCCGAGCTGACCTCTTGACTTTGGGATTGGCCGTTACCAATATTTTGGCAGGCCTCGTTTGGCTTTCAGTAAAACCTAAATCTATTACTGTG GTAAATCCTCGAGGAGTTGAATGCAAGAGTTTGTGCGCTACACTCCCTGAAGTTGCACGTAATGAGTTGCTTTG GGTGTGGGAATCTCTATCAGATGCCACTTGTTGTCGTTCACTTGTTGTTGTTTATGAGAGCAGTTGTGTACTCCAAATTGGTTTTGCAGCAGAATCTTCTCCTGGGGATGGTGACGCTGTAAGTGTGGATGCCAATAAATTGATGCAAGGATCAGTATACCAGGGGGTTATGAAATCTGGTGCTC AGAGTTACTTGGCTAATCTATCTCTTTATCCTGGGAAATCTGAGCTGCCATTTCTACCTTCAAATACACAG TAA
- the LOC114379558 gene encoding glycosyltransferase family 92 protein RCOM_0530710-like yields MDPELQRRKRKRVVAARHLHISSSRSLFLCFSFLIFLLFWYSHHHFFFFTPSTFRPSLTASTLSLLYSSASNSVLDPFQPTAPSYSLQHRILFPDHHLLIITNPQQQKLHELECVYYTLHPNASSSGSPEPVFQVHVRPVLSTDRYDESRSIVRCPLTQTNSSAGDASKAVDMRRRGEVGHRNLGVLMNQTAQSWDRVAYEATLDGDTVVVFVKGLNLRPHKISDPTRIRCHFGLKSFDKDNAFLLTTRAVSVAQEVVRCMLPQSMRNNPDKARGIRVTVSYLGGNVRHPVRVLVRSVSRVSSPGGGGKVQKRNRKKYELCACTMVWNQASALREWVMYHAWLGVERWFIYDNNSDDDIEKVVQDLDLQGFNVSRKSWPWIKTQEAGFSHCALRAREECKWVGFFDVDEFFYFPSEFRQPLGEGVPGENYLRSVVANFSSSKFIGEIRTACHSFGPSGLKSPPKQGVTLGYTCRLQSPERHKSIVRPDLLDISLLNVVHHFQLKEGFRYHNMPEGTAIVNHYKYQVWETFKAKFFRRVATYVVDWQEDQNKGSKDRAPGLGTEAIEPPNWRQQFCEVWDTGLKNFLVSYFTDPATGLMPWERSSQ; encoded by the coding sequence atggacCCAGAGCTGCAACGCCGGAAGAGGAAGCGTGTGGTGGCAGCAAGACACCTTCACATCTCATCATCAAGATCACTGTTCCTCTGCTTCTCCTTCTtaatcttccttcttttttggtATTCCCAccatcattttttcttcttcacccCTTCTACTTTTAGACCTTCTCTCACAGCCTCAACTTTATCTCTTCTCTATTCCTCTGCAAGCAACTCCGTTCTTGACCCTTTTCAACCCACCGCACCCTCCTACTCTCTCCAACACCGTATCCTCTTCCCCGACCACCATCTCCTCATTATCACCAACCCCCAACAACAAAAGCTCCACGAACTAGAGTGCGTCTACTACACGCTTCACCCCAACGCTTCCTCTTCCGGTTCACCTGAACCGGTTTTCCAAGTTCATGTTCGACCGGTCCTGTCCACGGACCGTTATGACGAATCTCGATCCATTGTTAGGTGCCCACTTACCCAAACGAACTCCTCTGCCGGCGACGCCTCCAAAGCCGTCGACATGCGGCGGCGCGGCGAGGTGGGTCATCGGAATTTGGGCGTTTTGATGAACCAAACGGCTCAATCTTGGGACAGGGTGGCGTACGAGGCTACCCTTGACGGAGACACCGTGGTTGTGTTCGTGAAAGGGCTGAATCTCCGGCCACACAAGATATCGGATCCGACCCGGATCCGGTGCCATTTCGGGCTGAAAAGTTTCGACAAAGACAATGCCTTTTTACTTACCACGAGAGCTGTTTCTGTGGCTCAAGAAGTTGTGAGGTGTATGTTGCCACAGAGCATGAGGAATAATCCTGATAAGGCTCGAGGAATTCGGGTTACTGTGAGTTATTTGGGTGGCAATGTGAGGCACCCGGTTCGTGTTCTTGTGCGTTCTGTGTCTAGGGTTAGTAGCCCTGGTGGTGGTGGTAAAGTTCAGAAGAGGAATAGAAAGAAGTATGAGTTGTGTGCGTGTACTATGGTGTGGAACCAAGCTTCTGCGCTCAGGGAGTGGGTTATGTACCATGCTTGGCTTGGAGTGGAGCGGTGGTTTATCTATGATAACAACAGTGATGatgacattgagaaggttgttCAGGATCTTGATCTTCAAGGGTTTAATGTTAGTAGAAAATCCTGGCCTTGGATTAAGACTCAGGAAGCAGGGTTTTCGCATTGTGCTTTGAGGGCTAGAGAGGAGTGTAAATGGGTGGGGTTCTTTGATGTTGATGAGTTCTTCTACTTCCCCAGTGAGTTTCGGCAACCATTGGGGGAGGGTGTTCCTGGTGAGAATTATCTGAGATCTGTGGTTGCCAATTTCTCATCTTCGAAATTTATTGGGGAGATAAGAACAGCTTGTCATAGCTTTGGCCCTTCTGGGTTGAAGTCACCCCCGAAACAAGGGGTTACTCTAGGGTACACTTGCCGGCTTCAAAGCCCCGAGCGGCACAAATCCATTGTGCGGCCTGATTTGCTTGACATCAGTCTTTTGAATGTGGTGCACCATTTTCAGCTTAAGGAGGGGTTTAGATACCACAACATGCCTGAAGGTACTGCTATAGTAAACCACTACAAGTACCAGGTATGGGAAACCTTCAAAGCCAAGTTCTTCAGAAGGGTTGCTACCTATGTGGTGGACTGGCAGGAGGACCAGAACAAAGGGTCAAAGGATAGAGCACCGGGATTAGGAACAGAAGCCATTGAACCACCTAACTGGCGGCAACAGTTTTGTGAGGTTTGGGATACTGGCCTGAAGAACTTCCTTGTATCTTATTTTACTGATCCTGCAACAGGGTTGATGCCCTGGGAGAGGTCTTCTCAATAA